CCAGATTGTGAAGGCTCATGGCCAGGTCGGGATGGTCGGGCGCCAGGACCTTCTTCCGGATCGCCAGGGCCCGCTTGTAGAGTGCCATGGCCTGCACGTAGTCGCCCCACTTCTGGTAGAGCAGGGCCAGGTTGTTGAGGCCCCGGGCCAGCTCGGGATCCTCCGGACCGGACATCTTCTCGATGATCGCCAGGGAACGCCTGTAGAGCGGCTCAGCCGCGGCGTATTCACCTTGCGTTTCGTAGAGACCGGCCAAGTTGTTGAGGCCCAACGCCACGGGGGAAGAGTCGGGGCCGAACACCTTTTCGATGATCGCCAGGGAACGCTTGTAGAGTCGCTTGGCCTGATCGTAGTCACCCCGCAGGTGGTAGAGCAGGGCCAGGTTGTTGAGACTCGTGGCCAGATCGGGATGGTCGGGGGCCAGCGCCTTTTCCCGGATCGCCAGGGCGCGTTCGTAGAGGCGCTCGGCCATGGCGTAGTCGCCTTGGACCTGGTAGAGACCGGCCAGGATGTTGAGGGTCGTCGCCACGTCGGGATGGTCCTTCCCGACATTTTCCTCGGCGACTTCAAGCGCCTTTCGAGCCACTACGAAAGCACGGTCATACCGACCGGCGTCATTGAGCGTCATCGCCTCTTCGTTGAGGACCTCCCACTCGATGCCGGCACCCTCCTGAGCGTGCGCAACCAGGAGAAACGCGCAGACGATGAAGAAAAAGAGGGCGAATACCGGCCGGAGTTTCATTCGGGCTCCCTCCTCGCATCGGCCCCGGACGCAGCCGTTGCCCGGAAGCGGGGAAACGGGCGTACTCTGTTTTCCACGAAGTTGTTTTCCACGAAGTCCCCCCGCGAGACATCCTGCCGGCATGATATTCCCAAACCAGCCCCCGGCCTGTCAATACCTTCCCCCGCCCTCGAGGCGCGAGCGACCTTCCCCCGGTGCGGGGCGATCGGCTGATCGAGAAAACAAGGATCGGCGCTAAAAGCGGCTTCCCCGAAGCCTCCGGACGGCTGCCACGATGGCCTCGGCGGCCCGGTCCACCTCGTCTTCCGTGGTCGGGCGCCCCACCGTCAGGCGCAGGGTGCCCCGGGCCCACTCGGCGTCGACCCCCATGGCGTGGAGCACCCAGGAGACACTGACGCCGGCGGCGTGGCAGGCTGCCCCCGCGGAGGCCGCGACGGCGGGGGCGATGGCCTCGAGCAGACGATCGGCCTCGATGCCACGGAAGCCTACGCTGAGAGTGTTGGGCAGGCTCTGCTCCGCCGCGCCGTGGCGGAGAAGGTCGCCTGCGGGCCGCAGACCCTGCCAGAGGCGTTCCCGCAGCGTTTCGAGACGTCGCGCCTCGCCGGCGTCCAGATGCCCGGCGGCCAACCGGCAGGCCTCTCCCAGCCCGACGATCAGCGGCACGCTCTCGGTACCCGCCCGGCGTCCGGCCTCGTGGCCCGCTCCGTGGATCAACCGCGCCAGTTCCACACCCCGGCGGATGTAGAGCGCGCCGATACCCTTGGGCGCGTAGAGCTTGTGCCCGGCGATAGTGAGCAGATCCACCTCCAGCGCTCCCACGTCCACGGGTATCTTGCCCAGGGATTGGGCCGCATCGGTGTGACAAAGAGCACCGCGGGCGTGGGCCAGGCGGGCGATGGCGGCGATCGGCTGAATCGTCCCCACCTCGTTGTTGGCGTGCATCACAGAAACCAGGCGGGTGTCCTCCGTCAGCGCCGCCTCCACCGCCTCCGGAGCCACCCTCCCCCGCCCGTCCACCTTCACCACGCTCAGTCGATGCCCCTCCTCCTCCATGGCCAGGCAGGGCTCGAGCACCGCCGGATGTTCGATCGCCGAGCAGACCAGGTGCACCCGATCGGGACGAGCCCCGCGGGCACACCCCTGAATCACCATGTTGTTCGACTCGCTGCCCGAAGCGGTGAAGACGATCTCGTCGGGCCGGGCGCCGATCAACGCCGCCACCTGCTCCCGGGCACGTTCCACCGCCTCCCGCGCCCGGCGACCGAAGACGTGGCCGCTCGAGGGATTGCCGAAGTGCTCCCGCAGCCAGGGTTCGATGGCCGCCGCCACGCGAGCATCGACGGGAGTGGTCGCGTTGTAGTCGAGGTAGATCGGATCGGGCACTGCGCTCAGCTCGCCTGCTCCACCATCTTCAGCATCGCAGACTCGACCTCGTCGGCCACGGCCTGCATGGCATCGTCGGAACCGAAGACCTCGAGCATCTGGCGGGGCAGCATCATGCCGATCACCGCCTTGCCGTCTCCCTCGTCCCAGACCGAGATGCGGCAGGGCAGAGCCATGCTGACGCGCATGTCGCTGCCAAGCACCTTGGCCGCGTGGTGCGGGTTGCAGACCTCGAGCACCCGGCACTCGCGGGTGAAGTCCACGCCCTTCGACCGCATCTTCTCCTTGAGGTCATAGCTGTGTAAAACTGCGAAACCCTGTGCGGTGACGGAGCGGTCGAGATCGGCCACGACCTGGTCCACGGTCTTGTCGGTCTTGATGACGTGCAGCATGAGAGCCTCCTTTTGGCTTCTTTTCAGGGCACGGCGGAAAGCCGTAGACCGCCGACCCGCCGAGGATCGGAAACCGCCAGCGCACGGCCGCGACGCAAACCCACCGCCTGCACGTCGCCGATTTCCCGAACCTCCTCGATAGCGTAGCCCATGCGCCGCAGCCCGGCGAGGGAGGCCCGCGGCAGGCGGAAGCCCTGCCGGCTTTCACAGCGAATGGGATCCCGATCGGCAGCCGGCGGCGGCCACTGGTGATGGAAACGGGGGGCCGCCACCGCCTCCTCGAGACTCATTCCGTAGTCCACCACGTTCACAATCACCTGAAACACCGTGGTGAAGATCGTCGGGCCACCGGGGCTGCCGAGGACCAGCTCGAGTCGCCCCTGCCGATCGAAGACGAACGTGGGCGTCATCGACGAGAGCATCCTCTTGCCCGCCTCAATCTTGTTTGCCTCGCCACCCACCACACCGAAGAGGTTGGGGACGCCGGGCTTGGCGGAAAAGTCATCCATCTCGTTGTTGAGCAGGAAACCCGCACCCCGCACCACGATGCCACTGCCGTAGGAAGCGTTGAGGGTGGTGGTGTTGCTGACCGCCATCAAGTTCCGGTCAACCACCGAGAAATGGGTGGTTTCGGTGCTTTCCAGCCGGGGCCGGCCCGCCCCGATGCTCTGCGGGTCGCTCTTGCGAGCCAATTCGATCTCTGCTGCGCGCGCGGCGGCGTAGTCCTCGTCGAGCAGCCCCGCCACGGGGACGGGGTAGAAGTCGGTATCCCCCATCAGTGCCGCCCGGTCGGCAAAGACCCGCTTCTCGATCTCCGCCACCAGGTGCACCTGCTCGGCGGAGTGCCAGCGCTGAACAGGAAAATGCTCGAGCATGTTGAGCATCTCGACCAGGGCGATACCTCCCGATGAGGGGGGCGGCATGGAAACGACGCGCCGATCGCGAAAGCGACCTTCCACCGGCCGGCGCCAGCGAGCTTCGTAGGCCGCCAGGTCCTCGAGGGTGATCAGGCCGCCGCCGCGGCGCATTTCCTCGACGATCAGGCGGGCTGTCTGCCCCTCGTAAAAGTCTGCGGCCCCCTCGTCGGCGATGCGCCGCAAGGTGGCCGCCAGTTCGGGTTGCCGCAGCACCTGTCCACGGGTCACTCCGAAATAGTCCACGAAGTTGTTCAGCCGGCGGTAGACGGCCGGCAACCTCTTGAAGGCGGCTCGGGCGCGCTCGAGGGAAGCGGCGGACCATGCGTCGATCTCGAATCCCCTCTCTGCGATGTCGATCGCCGGCTCGAGCAACTCCGCCCAGGGCCGCGAGCCGTAGCGCCGATGGGCCGCCCACATGCCGCGCACCGACCCCGGAACGCCTGCCGCCAGGTGCGAGTGAAGGCTGAGCCCCGCCACCACGTTTCCTGCGCTGTCCTGGAAAAGGGCCTCCTCGGCGCCGGCGGGGGCGGTTTCGCGGTAGTCAAGAGCCTCGACGCCGCCGCCGGGCAAGTGGATCAGCATGAAACCACCGCCGCCGATGTTGCCCGCGTTGGGAAAGCAAACGGCCAGAGCGAAATGCACCGCCACCGCAGCGTCGACGGCGTTGCCCCCCCGCTCGAGCACCTGCCGGCCGATCT
The sequence above is drawn from the Acidobacteriota bacterium genome and encodes:
- a CDS encoding DUF2225 domain-containing protein; the encoded protein is MKLRPVFALFFFIVCAFLLVAHAQEGAGIEWEVLNEEAMTLNDAGRYDRAFVVARKALEVAEENVGKDHPDVATTLNILAGLYQVQGDYAMAERLYERALAIREKALAPDHPDLATSLNNLALLYHLRGDYDQAKRLYKRSLAIIEKVFGPDSSPVALGLNNLAGLYETQGEYAAAEPLYRRSLAIIEKMSGPEDPELARGLNNLALLYQKWGDYVQAMALYKRALAIRKKVLAPDHPDLAMSLHNLATLYEQQGGYDVAEPLYQRALAIFEKAYGPDHPDVAMSLDNLALLYFEQGDYARAMPLYERAVAIREKVLGSDHPLVAMSLNNLASFYEEQGDEDRARAFYERSVAIFEKALGPDHPDLATSLNNLALLCGKQGDYSRAERLYKRALAIRKKVLGPDHPDLAMSLHNLGGLYYMRGDYAQAESLFERALAMREKSLGPNHPAVAASLESLALVYRSTHREGQADRLEQRAAIIRGFER
- the ggt gene encoding gamma-glutamyltransferase translates to MALWALAALLLVPGCGDAGAPTAPVTLERGAVASSYPLAAEIGRQVLERGGNAVDAAVAVHFALAVCFPNAGNIGGGGFMLIHLPGGGVEALDYRETAPAGAEEALFQDSAGNVVAGLSLHSHLAAGVPGSVRGMWAAHRRYGSRPWAELLEPAIDIAERGFEIDAWSAASLERARAAFKRLPAVYRRLNNFVDYFGVTRGQVLRQPELAATLRRIADEGAADFYEGQTARLIVEEMRRGGGLITLEDLAAYEARWRRPVEGRFRDRRVVSMPPPSSGGIALVEMLNMLEHFPVQRWHSAEQVHLVAEIEKRVFADRAALMGDTDFYPVPVAGLLDEDYAAARAAEIELARKSDPQSIGAGRPRLESTETTHFSVVDRNLMAVSNTTTLNASYGSGIVVRGAGFLLNNEMDDFSAKPGVPNLFGVVGGEANKIEAGKRMLSSMTPTFVFDRQGRLELVLGSPGGPTIFTTVFQVIVNVVDYGMSLEEAVAAPRFHHQWPPPAADRDPIRCESRQGFRLPRASLAGLRRMGYAIEEVREIGDVQAVGLRRGRALAVSDPRRVGGLRLSAVP
- a CDS encoding cysteine desulfurase family protein is translated as MPDPIYLDYNATTPVDARVAAAIEPWLREHFGNPSSGHVFGRRAREAVERAREQVAALIGARPDEIVFTASGSESNNMVIQGCARGARPDRVHLVCSAIEHPAVLEPCLAMEEEGHRLSVVKVDGRGRVAPEAVEAALTEDTRLVSVMHANNEVGTIQPIAAIARLAHARGALCHTDAAQSLGKIPVDVGALEVDLLTIAGHKLYAPKGIGALYIRRGVELARLIHGAGHEAGRRAGTESVPLIVGLGEACRLAAGHLDAGEARRLETLRERLWQGLRPAGDLLRHGAAEQSLPNTLSVGFRGIEADRLLEAIAPAVAASAGAACHAAGVSVSWVLHAMGVDAEWARGTLRLTVGRPTTEDEVDRAAEAIVAAVRRLRGSRF
- a CDS encoding DUF302 domain-containing protein, whose product is MLHVIKTDKTVDQVVADLDRSVTAQGFAVLHSYDLKEKMRSKGVDFTRECRVLEVCNPHHAAKVLGSDMRVSMALPCRISVWDEGDGKAVIGMMLPRQMLEVFGSDDAMQAVADEVESAMLKMVEQAS